From Paenibacillus sp. GP183, one genomic window encodes:
- the yqeH gene encoding ribosome biogenesis GTPase YqeH: MIKEETIYCTGCGVTLQNEATGSLGYVPAEAMQKEPIICQRCYRIKHYNESSSITLKQDDFLKLLGSIGQAKALVVNIVDIFDFEGSMISGLARFVGNNPIVLVVNKIDLLPKVTNTNRIINWVQRRAKEQGLKVVDVVLCSAKKNMGFDRVIASLQEHRGDRDIYVVGATNVGKSTLINRLIADFSDLEAELTTSHYPGTTLDLVKIPLDDGKSIVDTPGIVYEHRLTELVSKRDLNRLMPDKPLKPMVFQLNEGQTLFFGALARIDFIKGEHQSFTCYTSNAIQIHRTKLERADELYAEHKGEMLAPPSKADLEELPKLVKHPFHIPKGKKMDVQISGLGWIKAGSDLGADLAVHAPKGVKVVLRESLI; this comes from the coding sequence ATGATCAAAGAAGAAACGATTTACTGCACCGGATGCGGAGTGACATTACAAAATGAAGCCACTGGCAGTTTAGGATATGTACCTGCCGAAGCCATGCAAAAAGAGCCCATTATATGCCAGAGATGCTATCGCATAAAGCATTATAATGAGTCATCAAGCATTACCCTCAAGCAGGATGATTTTCTAAAGCTGCTCGGTTCTATCGGACAGGCCAAAGCGCTTGTTGTCAATATCGTTGACATTTTTGATTTTGAGGGAAGCATGATCAGCGGGCTGGCCCGATTTGTGGGTAATAACCCGATTGTGCTGGTCGTTAACAAAATCGATCTGCTTCCCAAAGTGACGAATACGAATCGAATCATCAACTGGGTGCAGCGCCGAGCCAAGGAGCAAGGGCTTAAAGTCGTGGATGTGGTCCTCTGCAGCGCGAAGAAAAACATGGGCTTTGACCGTGTCATAGCCTCCCTGCAAGAGCATCGCGGAGACCGTGATATTTATGTCGTGGGAGCGACGAATGTCGGAAAATCAACGCTGATCAACCGATTGATCGCTGATTTCAGTGACTTGGAAGCGGAGCTTACGACGTCCCATTACCCGGGGACAACGCTGGATCTTGTCAAAATTCCACTTGATGATGGAAAATCTATCGTCGATACGCCTGGAATTGTCTACGAGCATCGTCTGACGGAGCTTGTATCCAAACGCGATTTAAATCGCTTGATGCCGGACAAGCCGCTGAAACCGATGGTCTTTCAGTTAAATGAAGGACAAACCCTGTTTTTCGGCGCTTTGGCCCGAATTGATTTTATCAAGGGTGAGCATCAATCGTTCACTTGCTACACCTCCAATGCGATACAAATCCATCGTACCAAATTGGAAAGGGCTGACGAGCTTTATGCGGAGCATAAGGGCGAGATGCTGGCTCCTCCGAGCAAGGCCGACCTCGAAGAGCTGCCCAAGCTGGTCAAGCATCCTTTTCATATTCCAAAAGGCAAGAAAATGGATGTCCAGATTTCCGGCCTCGGCTGGATCAAAGCGGGCAGCGATCTCGGCGCCGACCTTGCGGTCCATGCTCCCAAGGGTGTCAAGGTCGTTCTCCGCGAGTCCTTGATATAA
- the aroE gene encoding shikimate dehydrogenase produces the protein MISNRNLDSHTTLYGVFGDPVRHSRSPLMMNRAFQEMGINAAYAAFHVKPDELGNAVAGIRALGFRGVNVTIPHKVEVMRHLDAIDEGARRIGAVNTIVNENGKLTGFNTDGIGYVRSLQEETGIELEGMRVLLLGAGGAARGVAFSLAKAGVRRIVIANRTIDRAIELATAIGEFTDTEGTGLDDLADKMGSVDIIVNTTSAGMHPHVAELPMNSELIESEHIVSDLIYNPRITRFLKEAEARGAKIHGGLGMFIYQGAYALEYWTGNAAPAAAMRHIVEQSLQEQE, from the coding sequence ATGATAAGCAATCGGAATCTAGATAGTCACACCACGCTTTACGGCGTCTTCGGCGATCCAGTCCGCCACTCACGTTCGCCGCTGATGATGAACCGCGCTTTTCAGGAAATGGGCATCAATGCGGCTTATGCAGCGTTTCATGTGAAGCCGGACGAACTCGGTAATGCCGTCGCAGGCATTCGTGCTCTTGGCTTTCGAGGTGTGAATGTAACGATTCCGCACAAAGTCGAAGTGATGCGGCATCTGGATGCGATTGACGAAGGAGCCAGAAGGATCGGCGCTGTGAATACGATCGTGAACGAGAACGGAAAGCTCACCGGTTTTAATACGGACGGGATTGGATATGTGCGTTCGCTGCAGGAAGAAACGGGCATAGAGCTGGAAGGGATGCGCGTACTGCTGCTCGGAGCAGGCGGAGCTGCAAGAGGAGTCGCTTTTTCTCTGGCGAAGGCAGGAGTGAGGCGCATTGTGATAGCCAATAGGACCATAGATAGAGCGATAGAACTTGCTACCGCAATCGGTGAGTTTACCGATACCGAAGGCACTGGATTGGATGATCTGGCTGACAAGATGGGGAGCGTCGATATAATCGTCAATACTACATCCGCAGGGATGCATCCACATGTTGCAGAGCTGCCGATGAATTCAGAGCTGATTGAATCTGAACATATCGTCAGCGATTTGATCTATAATCCGCGGATCACCCGCTTTTTAAAGGAAGCCGAAGCCCGCGGCGCCAAAATTCATGGCGGTCTTGGCATGTTTATTTACCAAGGAGCTTATGCTCTCGAATATTGGACCGGAAATGCAGCACCTGCAGCTGCGATGAGGCATATCGTAGAGCAATCCTTACAAGAACAAGAATAG
- the yhbY gene encoding ribosome assembly RNA-binding protein YhbY: MLTGKQTRYLRSMAHNLNPIFQVGKGGVNDHLIRHIEEALEVRELIKVTVLNNSGEDRKEVGAELAEKAHAELVQVIGKIIVLYKESRDQKKIVLPE; encoded by the coding sequence ATGTTAACTGGCAAGCAAACCAGATATTTACGTTCGATGGCACATAACCTCAACCCTATTTTTCAGGTAGGTAAAGGCGGGGTCAACGATCACTTGATTCGCCACATCGAAGAAGCGCTGGAAGTTCGGGAGCTTATTAAAGTAACCGTGTTGAACAACAGCGGCGAAGACCGTAAGGAAGTTGGCGCAGAGCTCGCGGAAAAAGCCCATGCAGAGCTGGTTCAAGTCATCGGTAAGATCATCGTGCTGTATAAGGAATCTCGAGATCAGAAGAAGATCGTACTTCCGGAGTAA
- a CDS encoding nicotinate-nucleotide adenylyltransferase: MRVGIMGGTFDPIHTGHLIAGERARVGAGLDQVWFVPTNVSPHKLGAPKATTAQRWDMVCRAIEGNPYFFPSDIEIQKGGVSYSMDTIELLVERHPDVEFTYIIGADMVQYLPKWHRIEEIVRKIRFVGLVRPGYKLKTELLPAAIQAVLQMVIMPQIDISSSIIRQERQNKGSIRYWVPERVYEYIEVNGLYES; the protein is encoded by the coding sequence ATGCGGGTAGGCATTATGGGAGGCACCTTTGATCCCATTCATACCGGTCATTTAATCGCCGGGGAACGGGCAAGGGTTGGCGCTGGACTGGATCAAGTATGGTTTGTGCCAACGAATGTCTCGCCTCACAAATTGGGAGCGCCCAAAGCCACGACGGCTCAAAGGTGGGACATGGTATGCCGCGCGATCGAGGGAAATCCCTATTTTTTCCCATCTGATATCGAAATACAAAAAGGCGGCGTATCTTATAGCATGGATACCATTGAGCTGTTAGTGGAGCGCCACCCGGATGTTGAGTTCACCTATATCATTGGGGCCGACATGGTGCAGTATTTGCCCAAGTGGCATCGGATTGAAGAAATCGTGCGAAAAATTCGCTTCGTCGGACTGGTAAGGCCGGGCTACAAGCTGAAAACGGAATTGTTGCCTGCAGCCATACAGGCCGTGCTGCAAATGGTCATTATGCCTCAGATTGATATTTCCTCATCCATCATTCGTCAGGAACGTCAAAACAAGGGCTCCATCCGCTACTGGGTGCCGGAACGAGTATACGAGTACATTGAGGTGAATGGTTTATATGAATCGTGA
- the yqeK gene encoding bis(5'-nucleosyl)-tetraphosphatase (symmetrical) YqeK, giving the protein MNREQLIEAVRSQMPEKRWLHTQGVIDTAVQLANEFGADPGKADLAAILHDYCKYWPIQEQARIISEHDLPQDLLDYNKELWHSHAGAYIAQTRFGIDDEAILDAIRYHTSGREHMTMLEKVVCLADYIEPGRDFPGVDKIRELSRISLDQALIAGFDTTIGFLLSQGKLIYPLTIAARNNLLREGKAVDKTLLEKE; this is encoded by the coding sequence ATGAATCGTGAGCAGCTGATCGAAGCAGTCAGATCGCAAATGCCCGAGAAACGCTGGCTTCATACCCAAGGCGTGATAGATACCGCGGTACAGCTGGCAAATGAATTTGGCGCTGATCCGGGAAAAGCCGATTTGGCAGCCATTTTACATGATTATTGCAAATATTGGCCTATTCAGGAACAAGCCAGAATCATCAGCGAGCATGATTTGCCGCAAGACCTGCTGGACTATAACAAGGAGCTTTGGCACTCGCATGCTGGAGCCTATATCGCTCAGACCCGGTTCGGCATTGATGATGAAGCCATTTTGGACGCTATCCGTTACCATACATCAGGGCGGGAGCATATGACAATGCTGGAGAAAGTCGTATGCCTGGCTGACTATATCGAACCGGGACGTGATTTTCCCGGAGTGGACAAGATCCGAGAGCTGTCCAGGATCAGCTTGGATCAGGCATTAATTGCAGGCTTTGATACGACTATTGGATTTCTGCTCAGCCAAGGAAAGCTGATTTATCCATTGACGATAGCCGCACGCAATAATTTGCTGAGAGAAGGCAAAGCTGTAGATAAGACATTGCTGGAGAAGGAATGA
- the rsfS gene encoding ribosome silencing factor, whose product MSLNPEEVMALVVDAAEDKKAMNLITLNLQGISLIADYFVICHGNSETQVQAIASEARKKAQEHGVHIRGYEGIDTARWVLLDLGDVVMHVFHRDDREYYNIERLWSDAKIVEHV is encoded by the coding sequence ATGAGTTTAAACCCGGAAGAAGTTATGGCTTTGGTCGTTGATGCTGCAGAAGATAAAAAGGCCATGAATCTGATTACCTTGAATTTGCAAGGGATTTCCCTGATAGCCGATTACTTCGTGATTTGCCACGGAAACTCGGAAACTCAGGTACAAGCCATTGCCTCGGAGGCAAGAAAAAAAGCGCAAGAACATGGAGTTCATATCAGAGGGTATGAAGGCATTGATACGGCAAGGTGGGTACTGCTTGATCTAGGAGACGTCGTCATGCATGTTTTCCATCGGGATGACAGGGAGTATTACAATATTGAGCGGCTTTGGTCCGATGCCAAAATTGTGGAGCATGTATGA
- a CDS encoding S1-like domain-containing RNA-binding protein, with protein sequence MSMEAGTLVNLEIAREVPPNGFFLTDGEEDVLLPYSEIVSEDRIAVGDHVEVFLYFDTLDRLTATMKTPLIILGEVGLLEVVDVHPRFGYFLEMGLGRHLLLPYRHVPEMEELRPQVGDRLYVTLSHDKQGRLVALLAGEEELEQLCMRAPVSWKNLWVEARVYKPLQMGSFVVCDAGVLGFGVIGLIPSHERTRLLRVGEQVKVRVTFVREEDGRVNLSMRLPKELGLDEDSQRILEMLRERQDGGMPYSDQTPADIINDRFGMSKSAFKRALGKLMKENKIVQKENWTYLKEDEEGSQ encoded by the coding sequence ATGAGTATGGAAGCGGGAACGCTTGTAAATCTTGAGATTGCCAGAGAAGTCCCGCCGAATGGGTTCTTTTTAACGGACGGTGAGGAGGATGTGCTCCTCCCCTATAGTGAAATCGTGAGTGAAGACCGGATTGCGGTCGGCGATCATGTGGAGGTATTCCTTTATTTTGATACGCTGGACCGATTGACGGCCACGATGAAGACCCCGCTGATTATTCTGGGCGAGGTAGGCCTGCTGGAAGTGGTCGATGTACATCCGCGGTTTGGTTATTTTCTGGAAATGGGGCTGGGCCGCCATCTTTTGCTGCCTTATAGACATGTTCCGGAAATGGAGGAGCTGCGGCCGCAAGTGGGTGACCGTCTTTATGTAACCTTGTCTCATGATAAGCAAGGTCGTTTAGTCGCTTTACTCGCAGGTGAAGAAGAGCTGGAGCAGCTGTGTATGAGAGCACCTGTCTCATGGAAAAACCTGTGGGTGGAGGCTCGAGTATACAAGCCGCTGCAAATGGGTTCTTTTGTCGTATGTGATGCTGGAGTGCTGGGGTTTGGGGTCATCGGCTTGATCCCATCCCATGAAAGAACAAGACTGCTGCGTGTAGGTGAACAAGTGAAGGTGCGGGTCACCTTTGTGCGTGAAGAAGACGGCAGGGTCAATCTATCTATGAGACTGCCCAAGGAGCTGGGGCTTGACGAAGATTCACAGCGCATTCTTGAGATGCTGAGGGAACGCCAGGATGGGGGAATGCCTTACTCGGACCAAACACCGGCAGATATCATCAATGACCGGTTCGGCATGAGCAAATCTGCATTCAAGAGAGCACTCGGCAAGCTTATGAAAGAAAATAAAATTGTTCAAAAAGAAAACTGGACTTATCTGAAGGAAGACGAAGAGGGGTCTCAATAA
- a CDS encoding class I SAM-dependent methyltransferase translates to MSYERFAYAYDRLMREMPYSDWLRFAGEAWNQYGLKPRTIVDLGCGTGNIAIPLGLAGFDVTGIDLSEDMLAVARQKAEQRSLLKGGLLTWVHQDIREWQLVERVDAVISFCDCLNYLLEETDIVQAFQHTYRGLKPGGLFLFDVHTPKQLQNYADDQPFCLNEEDIAYIWTSEYDEKRMEIDHALTIFVQDEEKKDSFQRIEEHHSQRAYPLKWLEQQLLAAGFSEVRQAADFRWQLPIPSTERAFFAALK, encoded by the coding sequence ATGAGCTACGAACGATTTGCCTATGCATATGACCGCTTGATGCGAGAAATGCCTTACAGTGATTGGCTTCGTTTCGCTGGAGAAGCCTGGAACCAGTACGGACTAAAGCCGAGAACTATCGTGGATCTGGGATGTGGAACTGGCAATATCGCTATTCCTCTGGGCTTGGCGGGGTTTGATGTAACGGGTATTGATCTGTCTGAAGATATGCTAGCTGTGGCCCGGCAGAAAGCAGAACAACGTTCATTGCTCAAAGGCGGCCTGCTAACGTGGGTTCATCAGGATATTCGAGAATGGCAGCTGGTGGAACGGGTAGATGCTGTTATCTCTTTTTGTGACTGTTTGAATTATTTGCTGGAGGAAACGGATATCGTTCAGGCATTTCAACATACGTATCGGGGCCTTAAGCCAGGTGGCTTGTTCCTCTTTGATGTCCATACCCCGAAACAATTGCAGAATTACGCGGATGATCAGCCTTTCTGCTTAAACGAGGAGGACATCGCTTATATCTGGACCTCCGAGTACGATGAGAAGCGGATGGAAATCGATCACGCACTGACCATTTTCGTCCAAGATGAAGAGAAGAAAGATTCGTTCCAGCGTATTGAAGAGCATCACTCGCAGCGGGCCTATCCGCTCAAATGGCTGGAGCAGCAGCTGCTTGCCGCTGGGTTTTCCGAAGTTCGGCAGGCCGCTGATTTTCGTTGGCAGCTGCCGATCCCTTCTACGGAACGTGCCTTTTTTGCGGCGCTGAAATAG
- the leuS gene encoding leucine--tRNA ligase, translating into MSQETKETKENQGYNPLVVEPKWQAFWDKNKTFKVLENSEKPKFYALDMFPYPSGAGLHVGHPEGYTATDIVSRFKRMRGYNVLHPMGWDAFGLPAEQHALNTGEHPREFTILNIDNFRRQIKSFGFSYDWDREISTTDPEYYKWTQWIFIQLYKKGLAYVDEIPVNWCPALGTVLANEEVINGLSERGNHPVIRKPMRQWILRITEYAERLLEDLEELDWSESIKDMQRNWIGKSKGAEVRFDIEGYAGSGLTVFTTRPDTLFGATYCVLAPERELVSKITTADQVASVSAYQEKASHKSDLERTDLAKDKTGVFTGAYAINPVNGAKLPIWIADYVLAGYGTGAIMAVPGHDQRDWEFAKQFDLPIVEVVQGGNIEEEAYTGDGEHVNSELLNGMKNEKAIAAMIEWLEQNGKGRGKITYRLRDWLFSRQRYWGEPIPILHLEDGTMTTVPEDQLPLLLPDLQEIKPSGTGESPLANAADWVNTVDPVTGLKARRETNTMPQWAGSCWYYLRFIDPRNDKELCSQDKQQQWLPVDLYIGGAEHAVLHLLYARFWHKVLYDLGIVATKEPFHKLVNQGMILGENMEKMSKSRGNVINPDDIVGEFGADTLRMYEMFMGPLEATKPWNSTGVEGIYRFLNRAWRLIVNEEGGLQSKISPDELLGSDAFKRTWHRTVKKLTEDYEALRFNTSISQLMIFVNEAYKTERLPLEAMKHFVQLLSPIAPHLAEELWQKLGGTDSITYVPWPAYDEAWTVDNEVEIVVQVNGKIVDRALISKDMEESAMQELALGLDKVKEASTGKAVRKVIVVKGKLVNIVVG; encoded by the coding sequence ATGTCACAGGAAACTAAAGAAACGAAAGAAAATCAGGGCTATAATCCACTGGTCGTAGAGCCGAAATGGCAAGCGTTTTGGGATAAAAATAAAACGTTCAAGGTGCTGGAAAATTCGGAAAAGCCGAAATTTTATGCGCTCGACATGTTTCCGTATCCATCAGGAGCAGGGCTGCATGTAGGCCATCCGGAGGGTTATACGGCTACCGACATCGTGTCGCGTTTTAAGAGGATGAGGGGCTACAACGTACTTCATCCCATGGGATGGGACGCGTTTGGGCTTCCTGCTGAGCAGCATGCCCTGAATACCGGTGAGCATCCGCGTGAATTTACAATCTTGAACATCGACAACTTCCGCCGCCAGATTAAGTCGTTCGGGTTTTCATACGACTGGGACCGTGAAATCAGTACGACGGATCCGGAGTATTACAAGTGGACTCAGTGGATTTTTATCCAGCTCTATAAGAAAGGCCTCGCCTATGTAGATGAAATCCCGGTAAATTGGTGTCCTGCTCTTGGAACTGTACTCGCTAATGAGGAAGTTATCAATGGCCTTAGTGAACGAGGTAATCATCCGGTTATCCGCAAACCGATGCGCCAGTGGATCTTGCGGATTACCGAATATGCAGAGCGGTTGCTGGAGGATTTGGAGGAGCTGGATTGGTCCGAAAGCATCAAGGATATGCAGCGCAACTGGATCGGCAAGTCTAAAGGCGCTGAGGTGCGATTTGACATCGAAGGATATGCGGGGAGCGGACTTACCGTATTTACAACGCGTCCGGATACGCTGTTTGGAGCTACTTACTGTGTGCTCGCGCCTGAGCGTGAGCTTGTCAGCAAGATAACTACTGCGGATCAAGTCGCGTCTGTCAGTGCCTATCAAGAAAAAGCATCCCATAAAAGTGATCTGGAACGGACGGATTTAGCCAAGGACAAGACGGGCGTATTTACTGGAGCATATGCCATTAATCCAGTAAATGGCGCTAAATTGCCAATCTGGATCGCCGATTATGTATTGGCTGGATACGGCACAGGGGCTATTATGGCCGTTCCGGGCCATGACCAGCGCGACTGGGAATTCGCCAAGCAATTCGATCTGCCCATTGTAGAAGTCGTGCAAGGCGGAAACATTGAGGAAGAGGCTTATACCGGAGATGGAGAGCATGTGAACTCCGAGCTGCTGAACGGTATGAAGAATGAAAAGGCAATAGCCGCGATGATTGAATGGCTGGAGCAAAACGGCAAAGGCCGTGGCAAAATCACCTACCGCTTAAGAGATTGGCTGTTCAGCCGTCAAAGATATTGGGGAGAGCCGATTCCGATTCTCCATTTGGAAGACGGAACCATGACTACCGTTCCAGAGGATCAGCTTCCACTCTTACTTCCGGATTTGCAGGAAATCAAACCGTCGGGTACGGGTGAATCACCGCTTGCCAATGCAGCAGACTGGGTCAACACCGTCGATCCGGTAACTGGTCTTAAAGCTCGCCGTGAAACGAATACGATGCCTCAATGGGCGGGAAGCTGCTGGTACTATCTGCGCTTTATCGATCCTCGCAATGACAAAGAGCTTTGCTCACAGGACAAACAGCAGCAGTGGCTTCCGGTTGATCTGTACATTGGCGGAGCCGAGCATGCGGTGCTTCATCTGTTGTATGCGCGTTTTTGGCATAAAGTGCTTTATGATCTTGGCATTGTTGCAACCAAAGAGCCTTTCCACAAGCTGGTCAACCAAGGCATGATCCTTGGCGAAAATATGGAGAAAATGAGCAAATCCCGCGGAAACGTGATCAATCCGGACGATATAGTCGGAGAGTTCGGAGCGGATACACTGCGCATGTATGAAATGTTCATGGGTCCGCTTGAAGCAACGAAACCATGGAATTCGACGGGTGTTGAAGGGATTTATCGTTTCCTCAACCGAGCCTGGAGATTGATTGTCAATGAAGAAGGCGGATTGCAGAGCAAAATCAGCCCGGATGAATTACTAGGCAGCGACGCCTTCAAGCGCACTTGGCACCGGACGGTCAAAAAATTGACCGAGGATTATGAAGCTCTTCGCTTTAATACCTCGATCAGTCAATTGATGATTTTTGTCAATGAGGCTTATAAAACCGAGCGTCTTCCGCTGGAAGCTATGAAGCATTTTGTCCAACTGCTTTCACCTATCGCTCCTCATTTGGCCGAAGAGCTGTGGCAGAAGCTTGGCGGAACAGACAGCATCACATATGTGCCTTGGCCAGCTTATGACGAAGCCTGGACAGTCGATAACGAAGTCGAGATCGTCGTTCAAGTGAACGGCAAGATTGTGGATCGCGCCTTGATTTCCAAGGATATGGAAGAATCCGCCATGCAGGAGCTTGCGCTTGGGCTTGATAAAGTCAAAGAGGCGAGCACTGGGAAAGCCGTTCGCAAAGTCATTGTGGTCAAAGGAAAATTGGTTAATATCGTAGTCGGTTAA
- the comER gene encoding late competence protein ComER has product MIAGFIGTGSMGSILIEAFIQSGALDPKQIIASNRTPDKVDQLAKLYPGLERAQSNIDVVSKSDLIFLCIKPGEYKKVIDEIQLALLPSQIVVSITSVVAISQLEQLLPAKISKVIPSITNYVLSGAALCMYGSRIDNDDQVLLEHLLAHISSPIRIAEENTRICSDLSSCGPAFFSFLIQCFIDAAVKETGIPYAEARLLASEMILGTGKLLTTGGFTPVALQQRVSVPGGVTAEGISVLQSELQGVFNRVVQATHTKYKEDLDKSEISLGFKV; this is encoded by the coding sequence ATGATAGCGGGATTCATTGGTACCGGGAGCATGGGGAGTATACTCATCGAGGCTTTCATTCAATCTGGAGCATTGGATCCGAAGCAAATTATCGCCAGCAATCGAACTCCGGATAAGGTGGATCAGCTTGCAAAGCTATATCCGGGGCTGGAGCGGGCACAATCCAATATAGATGTGGTGAGTAAAAGCGACCTGATCTTCCTTTGCATCAAGCCCGGAGAATACAAAAAGGTGATTGACGAGATTCAATTGGCATTGCTGCCCAGTCAAATCGTAGTTTCGATTACAAGCGTGGTAGCAATCAGTCAATTGGAACAGCTGCTGCCGGCCAAAATCAGCAAGGTGATTCCAAGCATAACGAACTATGTATTAAGCGGGGCCGCGCTGTGCATGTACGGAAGCCGAATAGACAACGATGATCAAGTGCTGCTGGAACATCTCCTGGCGCACATTAGCTCGCCTATCCGTATAGCTGAAGAGAACACTCGCATATGCTCGGATTTGTCGAGCTGCGGCCCTGCTTTTTTTAGCTTTTTGATTCAGTGCTTTATTGATGCTGCTGTGAAGGAAACCGGGATTCCCTATGCTGAAGCCAGGCTTTTAGCCAGTGAGATGATACTGGGTACTGGAAAACTCCTCACAACCGGTGGTTTTACACCTGTAGCTCTCCAGCAGCGCGTAAGCGTTCCTGGCGGGGTTACCGCTGAAGGCATCAGCGTTCTGCAGAGTGAGCTGCAAGGTGTGTTTAACCGTGTTGTGCAGGCCACTCACACCAAATACAAAGAGGACCTGGACAAGTCCGAAATTTCACTTGGCTTTAAGGTATAA
- a CDS encoding helix-hairpin-helix domain-containing protein gives MILFLKKSRNTMLASAAVLFLIVLVWRYGQGRNIALQTGFKPVNEQMQQLIDQGKEQAPVRSNSDKTLNTPGASKSESKPTSTPIASKSESEQAAIPDASKSRSKPAASPKASKSTSPSSAPSSIPKTAAKTTDKIDLNSATLEQLDALPGIGESKAKAILAYRKEKGSFTKIEQLLEIKGISEKMLAALKSSIYIGPR, from the coding sequence GTGATTTTATTCCTAAAAAAGAGCAGGAATACGATGCTGGCATCGGCTGCAGTTTTATTTCTCATTGTACTTGTTTGGCGTTATGGACAGGGTAGGAATATTGCTTTACAGACGGGCTTTAAGCCTGTAAATGAACAGATGCAGCAGTTGATTGACCAGGGGAAAGAACAAGCCCCAGTGCGATCCAACAGTGATAAAACATTAAACACCCCAGGCGCATCAAAAAGTGAATCCAAGCCGACTTCTACCCCAATAGCATCCAAAAGTGAATCAGAGCAAGCTGCAATCCCAGACGCATCAAAAAGTAGATCAAAGCCAGCTGCCTCCCCAAAAGCGTCCAAATCGACAAGTCCATCGAGTGCTCCGTCATCCATTCCTAAAACAGCTGCCAAAACAACCGACAAGATAGACTTGAACTCGGCAACCTTGGAGCAACTGGATGCTCTCCCCGGAATAGGAGAAAGCAAGGCAAAAGCCATACTGGCCTACCGGAAGGAAAAAGGAAGCTTTACAAAAATCGAGCAGCTGCTTGAGATTAAAGGAATCAGCGAGAAAATGCTGGCTGCATTAAAATCCTCGATCTATATCGGTCCGCGTTGA
- a CDS encoding deaminase — protein MTNRKDWDTYFMDIAYMASTRSQCNRRHVGAVLVQGKKLLGTAYNGAPMGIPDCSEAGCMLVEEIELKIVDGQEEVIRKQRCIRTIHAEQNLLLFTDREDREGSTVYVTDQPCWTCGNMLANSGVTEIVYHRPYLKDSDKVIYLMKHRDISFRRMDAYVPPPGVIEQVSK, from the coding sequence ATGACAAACCGTAAAGATTGGGATACATATTTCATGGACATCGCCTACATGGCTTCCACCCGTTCGCAGTGCAACCGCAGGCATGTTGGAGCCGTATTGGTACAAGGCAAAAAGCTGTTGGGAACCGCCTATAACGGCGCACCCATGGGCATCCCGGACTGCTCGGAAGCAGGCTGCATGCTGGTCGAGGAAATCGAGCTCAAAATAGTGGACGGCCAGGAAGAAGTTATTCGCAAGCAGCGCTGTATCCGCACGATTCATGCTGAGCAGAATTTGCTGCTTTTTACAGATCGAGAGGACCGCGAGGGCTCCACTGTTTACGTCACGGACCAACCGTGCTGGACCTGTGGCAATATGCTGGCCAACAGCGGAGTGACGGAAATAGTGTATCACCGCCCCTACCTCAAAGACAGCGACAAGGTCATTTACCTCATGAAGCACCGCGACATTTCTTTTCGCCGCATGGATGCCTATGTGCCGCCTCCAGGAGTTATAGAGCAAGTTAGCAAATAG